The proteins below come from a single Thermoanaerobaculia bacterium genomic window:
- a CDS encoding class I SAM-dependent methyltransferase → MPGSSHDRLRRALLALPPGGSLLDLGAGAGHLGREIAGHFVHVAGVEPDAAVRPPLGAYDEWVSDSVANVESWSRTFDVVVCADVLEHLEDPAAVLARVRRWLSPRGALFVSLPNVANVAIRLALLAGRFEYAEAGILDRTHLRFFTRRSARRLVENAGFRIRRLHPTPIPAELAIPVLRRAPLRAPARALFSAAASLWPTLFGYQFVIEAERTP, encoded by the coding sequence ATCCCCGGCTCGTCCCACGACCGTCTCCGGCGGGCGCTCCTCGCCCTTCCCCCGGGCGGGTCCCTCCTCGACCTGGGCGCGGGAGCGGGACACCTGGGGCGGGAGATCGCGGGCCATTTCGTGCACGTCGCGGGGGTCGAGCCGGACGCCGCGGTCCGGCCGCCGCTCGGCGCCTACGACGAGTGGGTGAGCGACTCGGTCGCCAACGTCGAGAGCTGGAGCCGGACGTTCGACGTCGTCGTCTGCGCCGACGTGCTGGAGCACCTCGAGGATCCCGCCGCGGTCCTCGCGCGCGTGCGCCGGTGGCTCTCTCCCCGGGGAGCGCTCTTCGTCTCGCTCCCGAACGTCGCCAACGTCGCGATCCGCCTCGCGCTCCTCGCGGGACGGTTCGAGTACGCGGAAGCGGGAATCCTCGACCGGACCCACCTGCGGTTCTTCACGCGCCGGTCCGCCCGGCGGCTCGTCGAGAACGCCGGCTTCCGGATCCGGCGCCTGCACCCGACCCCGATTCCCGCCGAGCTCGCGATCCCCGTTCTCCGGCGCGCTCCGTTGCGCGCGCCGGCGCGCGCTCTCTTCTCGGCGGCCGCTTCCCTGTGGCCCACGCTCTTCGGCTACCAGTTCGTCATCGAGGCCGAGCGGACCCCATGA
- a CDS encoding RDD family protein — translation MKRRDPDEPELWSGESPEIDAGLSEEPDDPLGRVLIRHPPALFPEPEPARGTPEEAPAETVSLFDDAGPAASVPGEEAPRAAPAAPRLTAFLADASLCGIVAAASFLGAAALVRRSPSVEGWLWCGLFALLVSFFLVVPTLALFGRTPGMALADLTADDPSGEKPEFAASLVRWGATALTAVLAGLPLATMLFDRRRRTPADLLSGRPLLSAREPVA, via the coding sequence GTGAAACGCCGCGACCCCGACGAACCGGAGCTTTGGAGCGGCGAATCGCCGGAGATCGACGCGGGTCTGTCGGAAGAGCCGGACGACCCGCTCGGCCGGGTGCTGATCCGGCACCCGCCCGCGCTCTTCCCCGAGCCGGAGCCCGCCCGCGGGACGCCGGAGGAAGCGCCGGCGGAGACCGTGTCGCTCTTCGACGACGCCGGGCCGGCGGCTTCCGTTCCCGGGGAGGAGGCGCCCCGCGCGGCGCCCGCCGCTCCGCGCCTGACGGCGTTCCTCGCCGACGCTTCGCTCTGCGGAATCGTGGCCGCGGCGAGCTTTCTCGGCGCGGCCGCGCTCGTCCGCCGCTCTCCGTCGGTCGAGGGATGGCTCTGGTGCGGTCTCTTCGCGCTCCTCGTCTCGTTCTTCCTGGTCGTTCCGACGCTCGCGCTGTTCGGGCGCACGCCGGGAATGGCGCTCGCGGACCTGACCGCCGACGACCCTTCCGGCGAGAAGCCGGAGTTCGCGGCCTCGCTCGTCCGATGGGGGGCGACCGCGCTCACCGCGGTGCTGGCCGGGCTTCCGCTCGCCACGATGCTCTTCGACCGCCGCCGGCGGACGCCGGCGGACCTGCTCTCGGGCCGCCCCCTCCTCTCGGCGCGGGAGCCGGTCGCCTGA